The nucleotide window TTTGTTTCTCTTTCTTCAGTGAGCATTTTCACATTGATGGGTACAAGTGCTTGTTTGCGGTAAATGGATTCTCTGGAGCCCGTCTTCAGGTTGGCTTTCCACCATTTCTCTTGGTAAGAATTTCCATTATTTGGTTTCTTCTGGAGAGTAGTACTTTATAAAAGATATGACTTGTGTTCTAACTTGATTGTTGAGTTTGACATTGGACTATGGTAGTTCCTGTTCAGTCAGTTGCAGCTGTCTGATTTAAACTGATAATTCTCATGAATGCAGTTAAAGGAGCCAAAAGTATTTGTTCATGGAAACATGAGAGATCGGGATATTGACCTTTTTAATTGGCCAGGTTGCCCATGATTTCACCTGCAGAAATGTATCCACTGGAGCAGGCATAATCATGTATCTTCTCCAAAAAGGGAATGAGCATGAGGCATTATTAGAGATCGCCTTTGCTTCGATAGTATCTGCACGTTGAGGCATTGGAATTTTTGGATGATTAATATACTTTGGCCAATTGCAAATTCAAAATTGTGCATCTGAGATTTTTGTATCAATTTACATTATAGAATAGTTTGATCTTTGTTTTAAGATGGCCATAGCAGCATATCCATGGGGTGGGTGGCTGAATGCCAGATGAGACTGAACCAAAAGGTAGTTTTGGATGGCTTTGGTTATTGTGTCCTTTCAAAAACCATCTGGGCTTGGATCATTCTGCAACTAACATTGTCGATGAAAGATGAGTTTTTGGCACAAGTAATCTTTGTTTCAGTTATGTTGTTGGGCAACACTTAGGCTTGTAATGGTACAAACACCACTGGTCTTAGGCACTTGGATAAAAATGTAATGTTTCTCAGCTGAACAGACTCTAAAAACATTCACTTACATTTTGAAACCAAGTCTTTAGGATGGTTACTCTGGTTTATAAGGGAAAAGATGCATGTGTAGATGGTCTTTTTGAACTGTTGCTTACCAGACGCTAGGTTGGTCGCCAGCAGTGACAACGCCAGACAATATCTGCCACCGTGTTTATTATGAATGTATATTGTTTATTGTCGGTGACAGACTAATTGAAAGTCTTGTTGTTTTGGGACGGTAAGCAAATATCGAGCTTGTTATCAGCAGAAATCTTGTGTTATTTTACTGGATTTGAAGCCTGGGTAACCTAATAACTAGACTTTTGTTCTCGCTATGTCCGTAAACCATACGTAGGGTTCATTAAAAGGATAAAAGTAATCTCAACTATTCTTTCGTCTTTTTTCGTTTCCTTTTGGAACTCATTAAAGTATGTGGATAGGAGCTTATGGGTATTCATAAAACACGCCGTCAGGGGTAAGAGATTTTTGATTAACCTGTTTCATCATTAGTGAGTTGGGAGGACCTCATCCACCCAGAAAATTCTCCATTTTCCAATGGAGACCACCACTTAGAGACTTTTGTTCCATTCTTGTTCTTTCTTACATTCCAAAGCCATTAAATTACAACAAGATAGACTACTTCACTGATCAATTGTTTTAACTTACCACTGACAAATTGATGATGAATCAAGGACATTTGTTACCAGTGTCAATGCAACAAGAAAGTAACATAGGGCTTGAATACTCGATGATACCTCTGATGAATGACAACCTTCGAGCAgaacaaaaggaagaagaagtaatagttTAGGATTGATTATGTTAACTATATATGAAATCTAAAACCGCAAGTGTCCATTAGTGAGCTATCAACGTCTCGAAGCAGTGCAGGCCATCCAACTCCACTGCAAATCGGGCTGCCCTTCCACTGGCCTCCGAACTCTTCCTCGCCTttcctctctcctcttcctcatgctctctGTTTCTTGCTGTACTCCTCCCTCTTGCTGCTGCACACACACGGAAGAATTGCTTATCCTGCACTGTCTTGGCAGTCACTATGAACAAAAGCAAACACTGGAACAGCTACAAGTGTCGATCCAAGGCAAGCTCACCTTGTTGTTGCGGAAGCCAAAATAACTAAGAGCCATTGCTGAGACAGAGGAACCACCATCGACCCCACCCATCTGATGACCAACTGCAGTTCTATAGCTCGATGAAGACTACGTTCCTAGTGTTATAAGGACCCGGAAGGGGTCACCATTGGTAATAAGGAGAGGGCATTGGATAAAGCTTATCCGTGTATTCTTTGGTGGGCCGACACAAACAAGGCCACGTTTCGAGGGGAAACTGACCTATTGAAAGGGTGCTTCCATGGCTGCTTTGCCTCATGTTGCTCTTCCTCGATTGCAAGTTGAGCCATATATAGTAGGCTTATATTTACAGTGAGCAGATCCTGGTCGGATTCGATCTCGAATCGAACTCGATGATGAAGCGGCAGCAAACTACACATGTCCAATGTATATAGAAAGACCAGAGGGGACCACCCTTCAGGCGTTAAGGCCAACATTACAATAGGTCATTTCACACAATGAATGAATGAACAGCATCTGTCGAAATAGATGGGCTGTCTTTGGGAACTTAAGTAGATACGGGTCGATCCAATTATAACTCGGATTTGGGCTCATAAATGGGCCTCGATGTTTGAAGCCCATTAATGACTAATCCGAGACAAATCTTGTTCAGAAATCCAACGGTGCCGGGAGCAACGTTGAGAGTGATCAGAACCGCACAAGCTAGGGCCACACCAAAGCTCCATTTTTCTGCGCATCCTTAACACCAAAGCTACTATAAATATCGCACTCGCGATCGAGCTCCAAACCCTATCGACTCTCCCTTCGCCGCCACTTCGTCGCCGCCGGGATGGGGCGCGTGATCCGAGCTCAGAGGAAGGGAGCGGGTTCGGTGTTCCGATCGCACACGCACCACCGCAAGGGGCCGGCGCGGTTCCGGAGCCTCGACTTCGGCGAGCGCAATGGGTACCTCAAGGGCGTGGTGACCGAGATCATCCACGACCCCGGCCGCGGCGCCCCTCTCGCCCGCGTCACCTTCCGTCATCCCTTCCGGTACAAGCTCCAGAAGGAGCTGTTTATCGCCGCTGAGGGCATATACACCGGCCAGTTCATCTACTGCGGTCGCAAGGCCTCCCTCATGGTCGGCAACGTTCTCCCCCTTCGCTCCATCCCCGAGGGTGCTGTTGTCTGCAACGTCGAGCACCACGTCGGCGATCGCGGCGTCCTCGCCCGCGCCTCCGGCGATTACGCCATAGTCATCAGCCATAATCCTGACAATGGCACGTCGAGGTCCTACTTTGCCCCTTAACGATCCTTTTTTTAGTTCTTTGTTGTTTTGAGTTTCGGATCTGAAGCCCGAGGAAAAAGGAAATTTTTTTGTTTGATGATTCATGCTCTCGTTTGTGATTTTTCTGAATCAAATGATTAGGTCCATCAGCTTATTGTAATATTTCCAACTTGACCTTTATAATGGATTTCTGTTGTGTTGTTATTTGGTATTATACGGTTTCAAATAGGAAGTCGATAAAGTAGGACATTTAGGTTTTCGTTGATTAAGATATTCAGATTTGTAATTTGACATTCTGAATCCTTC belongs to Musa acuminata AAA Group cultivar baxijiao chromosome BXJ1-11, Cavendish_Baxijiao_AAA, whole genome shotgun sequence and includes:
- the LOC103970073 gene encoding large ribosomal subunit protein uL2-like — encoded protein: MGRVIRAQRKGAGSVFRSHTHHRKGPARFRSLDFGERNGYLKGVVTEIIHDPGRGAPLARVTFRHPFRYKLQKELFIAAEGIYTGQFIYCGRKASLMVGNVLPLRSIPEGAVVCNVEHHVGDRGVLARASGDYAIVISHNPDNGTSRIKLPSGAKKIVPSNCRAMIGQVAGGGRTEKPMLKAGNAYHKFRVKRNCWPKVRGVAMNPVEHPHGGGNHQHIGHASTVRRDAPPGQKVGLIAARRTGRLRGQAAATAAKAEKTS